Proteins from one Deinococcus sp. AB2017081 genomic window:
- a CDS encoding FAD-binding oxidoreductase, whose amino-acid sequence MNTDALDALRARYGEQLSTAAPVLEAHGRDESHPTIHPPHAVLFAHSEADVVDALRLAVTHGFPVTPFAVGSSLEGQVIPVHGGLSLDVSGMNRVLSIEPGGFQATVQPGVTYPELNRQTRSHGLFFPVDPGAEASLGGMASTNASGTAAVRYGTTRDNVLELRVALMDGTVIRAGSRARKTSAGYDLKHLFIGAEGTLGVITELTVRLWPLPAHVTVVRGTFATVQAAAACAVAIMSAALQPERLELIDEHGIRAVNAYEGTAYPEVPTLWIELAAASGGALDDAVAACTDLCRDAGALHVDTARSAAERAALWAARHHAYPAMKALHPTHARLSTDVCVPLHRLPDVLAASRERCDAAGLDATFLGHVGDGNFHVLFHAAPDDAATWATVNDVYDHMISLALDAGGTCSGEHGVGLHKRTHLAREHGDSLHVMRGVKALLDPRGLLNPGKILP is encoded by the coding sequence GTGAACACCGACGCCCTGGACGCCCTGCGTGCCCGTTACGGCGAGCAGCTCAGTACCGCCGCCCCCGTGCTGGAGGCCCACGGGCGCGACGAGAGCCACCCGACGATCCACCCGCCCCACGCCGTGCTGTTCGCCCACAGCGAGGCGGATGTGGTGGATGCCCTGCGGCTCGCCGTCACCCACGGCTTCCCGGTCACGCCCTTCGCGGTGGGCAGCAGTCTGGAAGGGCAGGTGATCCCGGTTCACGGCGGCCTGTCCCTCGACGTGAGCGGTATGAACCGGGTGCTGTCCATCGAGCCCGGCGGGTTCCAGGCGACCGTACAACCCGGCGTGACCTATCCCGAACTGAACCGGCAGACCCGCTCCCACGGCCTGTTCTTCCCGGTCGATCCCGGCGCCGAGGCCAGCCTGGGCGGCATGGCCTCCACGAACGCCAGCGGCACGGCGGCGGTACGGTACGGCACCACCCGCGACAATGTCCTGGAACTGCGCGTGGCCCTGATGGACGGCACCGTGATCCGCGCGGGCAGCCGCGCCCGCAAGACCAGCGCCGGCTACGACCTGAAACACCTCTTCATCGGTGCCGAGGGCACGCTGGGGGTGATCACGGAGCTCACGGTGCGCCTGTGGCCCCTGCCCGCCCACGTGACGGTGGTGCGCGGCACCTTCGCCACCGTGCAGGCCGCCGCGGCCTGCGCCGTGGCCATCATGAGCGCCGCGCTGCAGCCCGAGCGGCTGGAACTCATCGACGAGCACGGGATCCGCGCCGTGAACGCCTACGAGGGCACGGCCTACCCGGAGGTGCCGACCCTGTGGATCGAACTCGCGGCAGCCAGCGGAGGCGCCCTGGACGACGCGGTGGCCGCGTGCACCGACCTGTGCCGGGACGCCGGGGCACTGCACGTGGACACCGCCCGCAGCGCGGCAGAGCGGGCCGCACTGTGGGCCGCACGGCACCATGCGTATCCGGCGATGAAGGCGCTGCACCCCACTCACGCCCGGCTGAGCACCGACGTGTGCGTGCCGCTGCACCGCCTGCCCGACGTGCTCGCCGCCAGCCGTGAACGCTGCGACGCCGCCGGCCTCGACGCGACCTTCCTGGGACACGTGGGCGACGGAAACTTCCATGTGCTGTTCCACGCGGCCCCGGACGACGCCGCAACATGGGCCACGGTGAACGACGTGTACGATCACATGATCTCACTGGCGCTGGACGCCGGGGGCACGTGTTCCGGCGAACACGGGGTGGGGCTGCACAAGCGCACCCATCTGGCCCGCGAGCATGGGGACTCGCTGCACGTCATGCGCGGCGTGAAGGCCCTGCTCGACCCGCGTGGCCTGCTCAACCCCGGCAAGATCCTTCCCTGA
- a CDS encoding acyl-ACP desaturase: protein MADILPPDTLKERPPTPAALLSNREKDRLIERGFLGLYRWYTARSQETRNWNPDRSFEWRSIRQDLPPELITVIQGFFAVEQYAPDFTSSLIHLVRRSHGRSHFQMRWGSEEEKHADAWENALLFTGQRSPQYIEEYKHRLKSQTWELPFPDAIHNLVYTVFQERATQLNYLNMMKIAQGKSEKPHLAGVQDPVLAKVAQTIAVDEAAHYNFFLEGVRMYLYYYPQQTLEAIRSIIGQFSMPAATLIPDWAQFQETVYRAGIYGPRDFQRDVMQVAFRNLGVESRKALEEGIRKTREVPDFDGQNPRTTAIWDTFDYGQIEGDVRRLHAKIGDYEKEIGFDQYDPTVFVENPEVPGRGQPEPGGSGQAADD from the coding sequence ATGGCCGATATCCTGCCCCCCGATACCCTCAAGGAGCGCCCGCCGACCCCGGCCGCGCTGCTGAGCAACCGTGAAAAAGACCGCCTGATCGAACGTGGCTTCCTGGGCCTGTACCGCTGGTACACCGCCCGCAGCCAGGAGACGCGCAACTGGAACCCGGATCGCAGCTTCGAGTGGCGCTCCATCCGTCAGGATCTGCCGCCCGAGCTGATCACCGTGATCCAGGGCTTCTTCGCCGTAGAGCAGTACGCGCCGGACTTCACGAGTTCCCTGATCCACCTCGTGAGACGCAGCCACGGCCGCTCGCACTTCCAGATGCGCTGGGGCAGCGAGGAGGAGAAACACGCCGATGCGTGGGAGAACGCCCTGCTGTTCACTGGCCAGCGCAGCCCGCAGTACATCGAGGAATACAAGCACCGCCTGAAGTCGCAGACGTGGGAACTGCCCTTCCCGGACGCGATTCACAATCTGGTGTACACCGTGTTCCAGGAGCGGGCCACGCAGCTGAACTACCTGAACATGATGAAGATCGCCCAGGGCAAGAGCGAGAAGCCGCACCTGGCGGGTGTGCAGGATCCGGTGCTGGCCAAGGTGGCCCAGACCATCGCCGTGGACGAGGCCGCGCATTACAACTTCTTCCTGGAAGGCGTGCGGATGTACCTGTATTACTACCCCCAGCAGACGCTGGAGGCGATCCGCAGCATCATCGGGCAGTTCTCCATGCCGGCCGCCACACTGATTCCCGACTGGGCGCAGTTCCAGGAGACCGTGTACCGCGCCGGGATCTACGGCCCCCGCGACTTCCAGCGCGACGTCATGCAGGTCGCCTTCCGGAACCTGGGCGTCGAGAGCCGCAAGGCGCTGGAAGAGGGCATCCGCAAGACGCGCGAGGTGCCGGACTTTGATGGCCAGAATCCGCGCACGACCGCCATCTGGGACACCTTCGACTACGGACAGATCGAGGGCGACGTCCGGCGGCTGCACGCGAAGATCGGCGACTACGAGAAGGAGATCGGCTTCGACCAGTACGACCCGACCGTGTTCGTCGAGAACCCCGAGGTGCCGGGGCGCGGCCAGCCGGAGCCCGGCGGTTCGGGGCAGGCCGCTGACGACTGA
- a CDS encoding TetR/AcrR family transcriptional regulator produces the protein MTDPVKSRREQILDSASRLFSERGYHATSMRDLASELGMQGGSLYAHISGKEELLVEIVNRASRQFDAALFTLRDVPLPPEDKLREAMRRHIQVVADNMDSATVFFHEWKHLSPAAYARVTSWRDSIDAFYRELITEGVHAGAFRPDLDPKSAAYLVLSAVNWAYTWYRPGGPLTPRDVADTFADMLLRGLRAETTGARRE, from the coding sequence ATGACCGATCCCGTCAAATCCCGCCGAGAACAGATCCTCGATTCCGCCAGCCGGCTGTTCTCGGAACGCGGCTACCACGCCACGTCCATGCGCGACCTCGCCAGCGAGCTGGGGATGCAGGGCGGCAGCCTGTACGCGCATATCAGCGGCAAGGAGGAACTGCTCGTCGAGATCGTGAACCGCGCGTCCCGGCAGTTCGACGCCGCGCTGTTCACCCTGCGGGACGTCCCCCTGCCGCCCGAGGACAAGCTGCGCGAGGCCATGCGCCGCCACATCCAGGTCGTGGCCGACAACATGGACAGCGCCACCGTGTTCTTCCACGAGTGGAAGCACCTGTCGCCCGCCGCCTACGCCCGCGTGACCAGCTGGCGCGATTCCATCGATGCGTTCTACCGCGAACTGATCACGGAGGGCGTCCATGCGGGCGCGTTCCGCCCCGATCTCGACCCGAAGTCGGCAGCCTATCTGGTGCTGTCGGCCGTGAACTGGGCGTACACGTGGTATCGGCCCGGCGGGCCCCTCACCCCCCGCGACGTGGCCGACACCTTCGCCGACATGCTGCTGCGCGGCCTGAGGGCCGAGACCACAGGAGCCCGCCGTGAGTAA
- a CDS encoding YkgJ family cysteine cluster protein → MADPFLPPAGYGPRSTLVRGCTACGACCAAPDIAALDKPLGVPCVHLGAGCLCAIYATRPQVCRNYAPDWVCGEVAPLQTLEARVRRFLEIYGLQDELPQ, encoded by the coding sequence GTGGCCGACCCCTTCTTGCCGCCCGCCGGCTATGGCCCCCGCTCGACGCTGGTGCGGGGGTGCACGGCCTGCGGTGCGTGCTGCGCGGCCCCGGACATCGCGGCGCTGGACAAGCCGCTGGGCGTGCCGTGCGTGCATCTGGGAGCCGGGTGCCTGTGCGCCATCTACGCCACCCGGCCGCAGGTCTGCCGCAACTATGCCCCGGACTGGGTCTGCGGCGAGGTCGCGCCGCTGCAGACGCTGGAGGCCCGTGTCCGCCGCTTTCTGGAGATTTACGGCCTACAGGATGAGCTGCCCCAGTAG
- a CDS encoding 4a-hydroxytetrahydrobiopterin dehydratase, producing the protein MAYDPRMAYDRDRLLTDGDVQARKAPGWWGDDGRLWREFAFDTYQAGVDFAVRVAAHAEEGDHHPDILIGYRKVKVTYFTHDAGGITDLDIAGSQAVNALYGA; encoded by the coding sequence ATGGCGTACGATCCCCGCATGGCCTATGACCGAGACCGCCTCCTGACCGACGGTGACGTGCAGGCCCGCAAGGCCCCCGGCTGGTGGGGCGACGACGGCCGGCTGTGGCGCGAATTCGCGTTCGACACGTACCAGGCGGGGGTGGACTTCGCCGTCCGGGTCGCCGCGCACGCCGAGGAGGGGGATCACCACCCGGACATCCTGATCGGATACCGGAAGGTGAAGGTCACGTATTTCACGCACGACGCGGGCGGCATCACGGATCTGGACATCGCGGGTTCACAGGCCGTGAATGCGCTGTACGGGGCGTGA
- the mutS gene encoding DNA mismatch repair protein MutS — MRAQPAQSVLKGTGQGALPPMLEQYVTMRDEVAAQLPHALLLFQVGDFYETFGEDAERAARLLGIALTHKSSKDFSTPMAGIPLRALDGNVEKLLAAGVCVAVADQVEEPGTGLVDRKVTQLLTPGTVTEERHLGVDENYLAAVATGDGYALALLDVSTGEFRCAAFHTRLALYDELSRWRAREVLLAPELAGNAALLADFQARFPVMLSPANFGEAGCRSELDTALGEVPGTLSTPALLRACGAVLGYARLTLQGQLGMVRRVVRFEPGAHMRLAESSLRALEVFTPQSPQGVTLMDILCQTRTAGGRRRLRAWLRAPLLDELSIRARLDAVEALTRAADLRGGVRSLLYRAHDLERLAARVATRRATPREVAALARTLELLPEATRLLGEQVGLLGGVRARLSALPDVVTRIRAALVDDPPLRLGDGGLIRDGFHAELDEVRSGSLSHRAWLAELEATERTRTGIGSLKVGYNSVFGYYLEVTGSHLGKVPPDYRQVATLKDRARFTRPDLREREREIARLDAAASRLETQVFTELRDSLAAHAEALSEAAGALAELDVLSALAELAVDCSWVRPQTVPDAEIALTQARHPVVERATGGKFVPNDAALDAGRFLLLLTGPNMAGKSTYLRTVAICALLHQIGSFVPADHAQMPVYDAIHTRIGASDDLAGGRSTFMVEMSELAAILHGATARSLIILDEVGRGTSTLDGLAIAQAALEHLHATGAHTLFATHYFELTRLEAELPGLVNLHVAAEEEAREGGSGGLTFYHQVVPGAARHSYGVEVARLAGLPGNVTARAARLLTALNAGGDDRTLVRELATLDVSRLTPLQALELLHRWQREMSGSADTAPTPT, encoded by the coding sequence ATGCGTGCCCAGCCAGCGCAGAGCGTCCTCAAGGGCACCGGACAGGGTGCGCTGCCGCCCATGCTGGAGCAGTACGTAACCATGCGCGACGAGGTGGCCGCGCAGCTCCCGCACGCGCTGCTGCTGTTCCAGGTGGGCGACTTCTACGAGACCTTCGGTGAGGACGCCGAGCGCGCCGCCCGGCTGCTGGGCATCGCCCTGACGCACAAGTCGAGCAAGGATTTCTCCACGCCCATGGCCGGGATTCCGCTGCGGGCACTCGACGGCAACGTGGAGAAGCTGCTCGCGGCGGGCGTGTGTGTGGCGGTCGCGGATCAGGTCGAGGAACCCGGCACGGGACTGGTCGACCGCAAGGTCACGCAGCTCCTGACGCCCGGCACCGTGACCGAGGAGCGGCACCTCGGCGTGGACGAAAACTACCTCGCGGCGGTGGCGACCGGTGACGGCTACGCGCTGGCGCTGCTGGACGTCTCGACCGGCGAGTTCCGCTGCGCGGCCTTCCACACGCGGCTGGCGCTGTACGACGAGCTGTCGCGCTGGCGGGCACGCGAGGTGCTGCTGGCCCCCGAACTGGCGGGCAACGCCGCGCTGCTGGCCGACTTCCAGGCCCGCTTTCCGGTCATGCTGTCGCCCGCCAATTTCGGCGAGGCCGGCTGCCGGAGCGAACTGGACACGGCGCTGGGCGAGGTGCCGGGCACCCTGTCCACCCCGGCCCTGCTGCGGGCCTGCGGCGCGGTGCTGGGCTACGCGCGGCTGACGCTCCAGGGGCAGCTGGGCATGGTGCGCCGGGTGGTGCGCTTCGAGCCCGGCGCGCACATGCGGCTGGCCGAGTCGTCCCTGCGGGCGCTGGAGGTCTTCACGCCGCAGTCGCCCCAGGGCGTGACCCTCATGGACATCCTGTGCCAGACCCGCACGGCGGGCGGGCGGCGGCGGCTGCGCGCGTGGTTGCGGGCCCCGCTGCTGGACGAGCTGAGCATCCGTGCCCGGCTGGACGCCGTGGAGGCGCTCACGCGGGCGGCCGATCTGCGCGGCGGCGTGCGGTCGCTGCTGTACCGCGCCCATGATCTGGAGCGGCTGGCGGCGCGGGTGGCGACCCGCCGGGCCACCCCGCGCGAGGTGGCGGCCCTGGCGCGCACCCTGGAACTGCTGCCCGAGGCGACCCGGCTGCTGGGCGAGCAGGTCGGGCTGCTGGGCGGCGTCCGGGCGCGGCTGTCGGCCCTGCCGGACGTGGTCACACGCATCCGGGCGGCGCTGGTCGACGACCCGCCCCTGCGCCTGGGCGACGGCGGCCTGATCCGCGACGGCTTCCACGCCGAGCTGGACGAGGTTCGCAGCGGCTCGCTGTCGCACCGGGCGTGGCTGGCCGAGCTGGAGGCCACCGAGCGCACGCGCACCGGCATCGGGTCGCTGAAGGTCGGCTACAACAGCGTGTTCGGCTACTACCTGGAGGTCACAGGATCACACCTGGGCAAGGTGCCGCCCGACTACCGGCAGGTGGCGACCCTGAAAGACCGTGCCCGCTTCACCCGGCCCGACCTGCGCGAGCGCGAGCGCGAGATCGCCCGGCTGGACGCGGCGGCGTCCCGGCTGGAGACCCAGGTCTTCACCGAGCTGCGCGACTCGCTGGCTGCCCATGCTGAGGCGCTCTCGGAGGCGGCGGGAGCGCTGGCCGAGCTGGACGTGCTGTCGGCACTGGCCGAGCTGGCGGTGGACTGCTCGTGGGTGCGCCCCCAGACCGTGCCGGACGCCGAGATCGCACTGACGCAGGCGCGGCATCCGGTCGTGGAGCGGGCGACCGGCGGGAAGTTCGTGCCCAACGACGCCGCGCTGGACGCCGGCCGCTTCCTGCTGCTGCTGACCGGGCCGAACATGGCGGGCAAGAGCACCTACCTGCGCACCGTGGCGATCTGTGCGCTGCTGCACCAGATCGGCTCCTTCGTGCCCGCCGACCACGCCCAGATGCCGGTGTACGACGCGATCCACACCCGGATCGGCGCGTCGGACGACCTGGCCGGGGGCCGCTCGACCTTCATGGTCGAGATGAGCGAGCTGGCCGCGATCCTGCACGGCGCGACCGCCCGCAGCCTGATCATTCTGGACGAGGTCGGGCGCGGCACCAGCACCCTGGACGGCCTGGCGATCGCGCAGGCCGCGCTGGAGCACCTGCACGCGACCGGCGCACACACCCTGTTCGCCACCCACTACTTCGAACTGACCCGGCTGGAGGCTGAGCTGCCGGGTCTCGTGAACCTGCACGTGGCCGCCGAGGAGGAGGCGCGCGAGGGCGGCAGCGGCGGCCTGACTTTCTACCATCAGGTCGTGCCGGGCGCGGCGCGGCACAGCTACGGCGTGGAGGTCGCGCGGCTGGCCGGGCTGCCGGGCAACGTCACGGCCCGCGCGGCGCGGCTGCTGACCGCCCTGAATGCGGGCGGCGACGACCGGACGCTCGTGCGCGAACTCGCCACGCTGGACGTGTCGCGCCTGACCCCCCTGCAGGCCCTGGAACTCCTGCACCGCTGGCAGCGCGAGATGAGTGGGAGCGCCGACACCGCGCCCACCCCGACCTGA
- the chrA gene encoding chromate efflux transporter: MRVLEVFLVFLRLGLTSFGGPVAHLGYFRAEVVQRRAWLTEQGYADVVALAQFLPGPASSQTGFAVGLLRAGWPGALAAWLGFTLPSALLMTAFALGVTRVGDVTGAGWLAGLKVAAVAVVAQAVAGMWSTLVTDRVRVALALGVAALLVTLPGAGWQIAVLLACAVIGWRVLPAGKVQEGHLPPVPVSRQTGVLLLLTCGAGLVILPLLAPMSPAWALLDGTYRAGALVFGGGHVVLPLLETGFVPQFLGHETFIAGYGAANAVPGPLFTFATYLGAAQGAVSPALGAVLATVGVFLPGLLLMAGALPLWSALSARPAARSALAGVNAGVVGLLLAALYSPVFTGGIRGPRDLALALLGYAALTAGRVPAWAVVLGCALLGQLIL, translated from the coding sequence ATGCGCGTGCTTGAGGTCTTTCTGGTGTTCCTGCGGCTGGGCCTGACCAGTTTCGGCGGGCCGGTCGCGCACCTGGGGTACTTCCGGGCGGAAGTTGTACAGCGCCGCGCGTGGCTGACCGAGCAGGGCTACGCCGATGTGGTCGCGCTGGCGCAGTTCCTGCCCGGCCCGGCGAGTTCGCAGACTGGCTTCGCGGTGGGCCTGCTGCGGGCCGGGTGGCCGGGGGCACTGGCCGCGTGGCTGGGCTTCACGCTGCCCAGCGCACTGCTGATGACCGCGTTCGCGCTGGGCGTGACGCGTGTGGGAGACGTAACCGGAGCCGGGTGGCTCGCTGGCCTGAAGGTCGCGGCGGTGGCCGTGGTCGCGCAGGCGGTGGCGGGAATGTGGAGCACGTTGGTCACGGATCGCGTGCGGGTCGCGCTGGCGCTGGGCGTGGCCGCGTTGCTGGTGACGCTGCCGGGGGCCGGGTGGCAGATCGCGGTGCTGCTGGCGTGTGCCGTGATCGGGTGGCGCGTCCTCCCGGCGGGAAAGGTTCAGGAAGGGCACCTGCCGCCGGTGCCGGTGTCGCGCCAGACGGGCGTGCTGCTGCTCCTGACCTGCGGGGCGGGACTGGTGATCCTGCCGCTCCTGGCTCCGATGTCGCCCGCCTGGGCGCTGCTGGACGGCACGTACCGCGCCGGTGCCCTGGTGTTCGGCGGCGGGCATGTCGTGCTGCCGCTGCTGGAGACCGGATTCGTCCCCCAGTTCCTGGGCCACGAGACCTTCATCGCGGGCTACGGGGCCGCCAACGCGGTGCCGGGGCCGCTGTTCACCTTCGCCACCTACCTGGGCGCGGCGCAGGGGGCCGTCTCCCCTGCCCTGGGGGCCGTCCTGGCGACCGTCGGCGTGTTCCTGCCGGGCCTGCTGCTGATGGCCGGGGCGCTGCCGTTGTGGTCGGCGCTGTCGGCCCGGCCGGCGGCCCGGTCGGCCCTGGCCGGCGTGAACGCTGGCGTGGTCGGGCTGCTGCTGGCGGCGCTGTATTCGCCGGTCTTTACCGGGGGTATCCGGGGGCCGCGTGATCTGGCGCTGGCCCTGCTGGGATATGCGGCCCTCACAGCGGGGCGGGTGCCGGCGTGGGCCGTCGTACTGGGCTGTGCGCTACTGGGGCAGCTCATCCTGTAG
- a CDS encoding alpha-hydroxy acid oxidase, producing the protein MALPYLNLREMEEAAAAVLSPAALAYYVGGANDEVTVRANRDGYAALKLRPRMLVDVSQVDVSTTVLGMPLAFPVGIAPCALHGLAHPDAEVATARAAAGLGSVMTLSTLSHRSLEDVALAAPGQWWFQLYVYRDREVSRALIQRATAAGARALVLTVDAPQLGRREAIIRTPVHVEPGTVLPNVGPRRPGSEHLDDLSYFNSLLDPGLSWADLAWLRAQTDLPIVLKGLLTAEDADLAVQHGCHVWVSNHGGRQLDTAVTALDALPEIVTAVAGRAEIYLDGGVMRGTDVLKAVALGASAVFVARPALYGLALAGEAGVRHMLELLRDELRLAVALCGKARIGDLGPDLIFRG; encoded by the coding sequence ATGGCTCTGCCCTACCTGAACCTCCGCGAGATGGAAGAGGCCGCCGCCGCCGTCCTGTCGCCTGCCGCCCTGGCGTATTACGTGGGCGGAGCGAACGACGAGGTGACCGTCCGTGCCAACCGGGACGGCTACGCCGCGCTGAAATTGCGGCCCCGCATGCTGGTCGACGTGTCGCAGGTTGACGTGTCCACGACGGTGCTGGGCATGCCGCTGGCCTTCCCGGTCGGCATCGCGCCGTGTGCCCTGCATGGTCTGGCCCACCCGGACGCCGAGGTCGCCACGGCCCGCGCCGCTGCCGGCCTGGGCAGCGTCATGACCCTGAGTACCCTGAGCCACCGATCCCTGGAGGACGTGGCGCTCGCCGCTCCGGGGCAGTGGTGGTTCCAGCTGTACGTGTACCGCGACCGCGAGGTGAGCCGCGCCCTGATCCAGCGGGCGACCGCCGCCGGAGCGCGGGCACTGGTGCTCACGGTGGACGCCCCGCAGCTGGGCCGGCGGGAGGCGATCATCCGCACGCCTGTCCATGTCGAGCCGGGCACGGTGTTGCCCAACGTCGGCCCGCGCCGGCCCGGCAGCGAGCATCTGGACGACCTGAGCTATTTCAACTCGCTGCTCGATCCGGGGCTGTCGTGGGCCGATCTGGCGTGGCTGCGGGCCCAGACCGACCTGCCGATCGTCCTCAAGGGCCTGCTGACGGCCGAGGATGCCGACCTTGCGGTGCAGCACGGCTGCCACGTGTGGGTCAGCAACCACGGCGGGCGGCAGCTCGACACCGCCGTGACCGCCCTGGACGCCCTGCCGGAGATCGTGACCGCTGTGGCCGGCCGCGCCGAGATCTACCTCGACGGCGGCGTGATGCGCGGCACCGACGTCCTCAAGGCCGTGGCGCTGGGGGCGAGCGCCGTCTTCGTGGCCCGCCCCGCGCTGTACGGTCTGGCGCTGGCCGGCGAGGCGGGCGTCCGGCACATGCTGGAACTGCTGCGCGACGAACTGCGGCTCGCCGTGGCGCTGTGTGGCAAGGCCCGGATCGGCGACCTGGGGCCCGACCTGATCTTCCGGGGCTGA
- a CDS encoding acyl-CoA thioesterase, translating into MSELPEAHADWDALIPARRFEVFLTVGPEDLDELEHVNNVVYLTWCERVARAHAASLGMDTPALAALGAVPVARQHRITYHVPAVLGDHVRVRTLLTESAGLRSVRVYTIDRVNDGDPPQGVRLAECRTDWVWVDPVSGRPKRTPAEVMERFGFGVR; encoded by the coding sequence GTGAGCGAGCTTCCCGAGGCCCACGCCGACTGGGACGCACTGATCCCGGCACGCCGTTTTGAGGTGTTCCTGACGGTGGGCCCTGAGGATCTGGACGAACTGGAGCACGTGAACAACGTCGTGTACCTGACGTGGTGCGAGCGCGTGGCCCGAGCGCATGCCGCCAGCCTGGGCATGGACACGCCCGCCCTGGCCGCGCTGGGGGCCGTGCCCGTCGCGCGGCAGCACCGCATCACGTACCACGTGCCGGCCGTCCTGGGCGACCACGTGCGCGTCCGCACCCTCCTGACCGAGAGTGCCGGCCTGCGCTCGGTGCGGGTCTACACGATCGACCGCGTGAACGACGGTGACCCGCCCCAGGGGGTGCGGCTGGCCGAGTGCCGCACCGACTGGGTGTGGGTCGATCCGGTCAGTGGCCGCCCGAAACGCACGCCGGCCGAGGTCATGGAGCGCTTCGGGTTCGGCGTGCGGTAG
- a CDS encoding pyridoxal phosphate-dependent aminotransferase, whose amino-acid sequence MTRTPLAPQDAAPLDAPTGIRRAVRDVPAYPFTPTDAAIKLDQNENPYDFPERLKALAVARLMERPWNRYPDLHADELRRRIAALEDWDEHGVVVTPGSNVLIKLLTELAGIGQTVLTVNPTFSVYTLEAQLLGANLVQVALNDDFSLPVAGLLRELRTRPPGVLYITQPHAPTGHLDAQADVQTLLEAAHGWVVVIDEAYHQYSHSDFRSLVQAHPNALSLRTFSKAWSLAGVRAGYALAAPELAANIQKLVSAFTMNALTQAVLEVALEHPTYVHERVTEAVAERGRMLDALRDHPTCMALPSQANFFLLRTPDADAAYRHFLSRGIVVRRQDRLHLLAGCLRVAVGTPAENDAFLAAAADLR is encoded by the coding sequence ATGACCCGCACGCCCCTCGCTCCTCAGGACGCTGCCCCCCTGGACGCGCCGACCGGTATCCGCCGCGCCGTGCGTGACGTGCCTGCCTATCCCTTCACGCCCACCGACGCGGCCATCAAACTCGATCAGAACGAGAACCCCTACGACTTCCCCGAGCGCCTCAAGGCCCTGGCCGTGGCCCGCCTGATGGAACGCCCGTGGAACCGGTATCCCGACCTGCATGCCGATGAGCTGCGCCGCCGCATCGCTGCCCTGGAGGACTGGGACGAGCACGGGGTGGTGGTCACGCCCGGCAGCAACGTGCTGATCAAGCTGCTCACCGAACTCGCCGGGATCGGGCAGACGGTGCTGACTGTGAATCCCACCTTCAGCGTGTACACCCTGGAGGCCCAGCTGCTCGGCGCGAATCTGGTGCAGGTCGCCCTGAACGACGACTTCTCGCTGCCGGTGGCGGGCCTGCTGAGGGAACTGCGCACCCGGCCGCCCGGCGTGCTGTACATCACGCAGCCGCACGCGCCGACCGGTCATCTGGACGCCCAGGCTGACGTGCAGACGCTGCTGGAGGCCGCCCACGGCTGGGTCGTGGTGATCGACGAGGCGTACCACCAGTACAGCCACAGCGATTTCCGGTCACTGGTGCAGGCGCACCCGAACGCCCTGAGCCTGCGCACCTTCAGCAAGGCCTGGAGCCTCGCGGGCGTGCGGGCCGGCTACGCGCTGGCTGCGCCGGAACTGGCCGCGAACATCCAGAAGCTGGTCTCGGCCTTCACCATGAACGCCCTGACCCAGGCGGTGCTGGAGGTGGCCCTGGAGCACCCCACGTATGTCCACGAGCGCGTGACCGAGGCCGTGGCCGAGCGGGGCCGGATGCTGGACGCGCTGCGCGATCACCCGACCTGCATGGCCCTGCCCAGTCAGGCGAATTTCTTCCTGCTGCGCACCCCGGACGCCGACGCCGCGTACCGGCACTTCCTGAGTCGCGGGATCGTGGTGCGCCGCCAGGATCGCCTGCACCTGCTGGCCGGCTGCCTGCGCGTGGCGGTGGGTACTCCCGCCGAGAACGACGCCTTCCTGGCCGCTGCCGCCGACCTGCGCTGA